The DNA window GCCCGCCGAGCATCTCCGCAGCGAACGCCACCAGCCGCGGCCTGACCTGGTCCATCTCCTCCGGGGTCACGGATCAGAACACGACCACATCACGAGCCGGATCAGCGGTAGCGACACACGTAACAAAGTACTACTAGGCCGGACCCCCGCCCTTCGGGACACGGGTGGGCGCTCGGTCGACCGGGGCGTGGACTCGCTCGGCACCGATGCGGACCATCCGTGCCTTGCCCCACTCGCCCAGCGGGCCGAGCGCCTCGTTGAGCGACTGCCCGTCGCGCGTCAGCGAGTACTCGACGCGCGGCGGCACCTCGCGGTACACCTCGCGATGGACGAGACCGTCCTCCTCCATCTCACGAAGGTGCTGGACGAGCATCTTCTCGCTCACGCCGGGCAGGCCACGGCGCAGCTCGCCGAAGCGGCGAGCGCCGTGGGTGTCGAGCTCCCAGAGGATCAGCGTCTTCCACTTGCCCGACACGACGTCCATCGCCGCGTCGATGCCGCAGAAGTAGGGGCCACTGCGCCGCGTGTCCTTCACCCCTGCCTCCTTACCAAGAAGTACGTACCGAACAAGGTAGTGGGTACTTGTCCACCCCGCCGGTGGCACGGAGGATCGAGCAATGACGACGACCACGATTCCGGTGACGACGCTCGGCCTCGGCGCGATGGGCGCCGCACTCGCCGCCGCCCTGGTCAGGGCAGGCCACCCCACGACGGTGTGGAACCGCACCCCGGGCCGAGCCGGCGACCTGCCGGATCTCGGCGCCTCGGAAGCCGCATCGATCCGCGACGCCGTGACGGCCAGCCCGGTCGTGGTGGCATGCCTGCTCGATCACGCGTCGGTGCACGAGACCCTCGACCCGGTGGTGGGCGCGCTGGCGGGACACACGCATCTACGAGTCGCTGCGCGCACACGGTGCGCGTTGACCGAGTCCACCTCACCCGGCACCGCTCGGACCGCGGCCATAGGGTCGGGCCATGGCACGGTCCAACGACGAGGTCGCGGCGGTCCTGCGAGAGTACGCGGACCTCGTTGCGATCACCGGCGGCGAGGCCTACCGGGCACGCGCGTACGAGAAGGCGGCACGGGCCGTGGCCGGGCACCACGCCGACGTGGCCGAGCTCGACGTCAAGGGACTGCAGGGCATCCCGAACGTCGGCAGGTCACTGGCCGAGAAGATCACGGCGTTCCTCGCCACCGGGCGGATGGCCCAGGTGGAGGCGCTCAGGGAGAAGATCCCGGACGGGGTCAGGCAGCTCACCGCGATCCCGACGCTGGGCCCGAAGAAGGCGCTGGTGCTCTACGAGGAGCTCCACGTCTCGTCCGTCGACGAGCTGGTCGAGGCGATCGACGCCGGCCGGCTGGCCGATCTCAAGGGCTTCGGCGAGAAGACCGCCGAGAACATCCGGCACGGCATCGACCTGCTGCGCGCCGACGGCGGCCGGGTGCACGTCGACGTCGCGCTCGAGCTCGCCGAGGAGACGGTCGCCGCGCTCGCCGGTGTGCCCGGCTGTGTGAGGTGCACGTACGCCGGCTCCCTGCGCAGGATGCGCGAGACCATCGGCGACGTCGACATCCTCGCGGCGTCCGACGACTCCGCGCCGCTGATGGAGGCGTTCACCGCGCTGCCGTACGTCGCTGAGGTCGTCGCCAGTGGCCACACCAAGACCTCGATCCGCACGCGCCAGGGCCTGCAGATCGACCTGCGCGTGGTGCCGCCGGTGGCGTGGGGCGCGGCGCTGCAGTACTTCACCGGGTCCAAGGCGCACAACATCCGCACGAGGGAGCGGGCCGTACGCGCGAAGCTCAAGCTGTCGGAGTACGGCCTGTTCGACGTGGAGTCGGGCGAACGCATCGTGTCGGAGACCGAGGAGGAGGTCTACGAGCGGCTCGGGCTGCCGTGGATCCCGCCGACGCTGCGCGAGGACCGCGGCGAGATCGAGGCGGCGCTGCGCGGTGAGCTGCCCGCCCTCGTCGCCGTCGACGACCTCAGGGGTGACCTGCACACCCACACCGACCTCACGGACGGCCTCGCGTCGCTCGACGACATGGTCGCCGCGGCGGCCGTGCGCGGGTACGAGTACTACGCCGTCACCGACCACGCGCCGAACCTCGTCATGCAGCGCATGACGGACGAGAAGATGCTCGCCCAGCGCGAGCGGGTGGCGAAGCTGGCCGAACGGTTTCCGGCGATGACTCTGCTGCACGGCACCGAGCTCAACATCGACCCCGACGGCGAGGTCGACTGGCCCGCCGGGTTCCTCGCCGGGTTCGACGTGTGCGTCGCCTCGGTGCACTCGCACTTCGGGCAGAGCCGGGAGGAGATGACGCGCCGCATCGTCCGCGCCTGCGAGAACCCCCACGTCAACGTCATCGGCCATCCGACCGCACGGAAGCTGGGCAAGCGTCCGGCGATCGACTTCGACCTCGACGAGGTGTTCGCGGCCTGCGCGCGTACGGGCACGGCCCTGGAGATCAACGCGCACCCGGACCGCCTCGACCTGAAGGACGACCACGTCGACCGGGCGCGACGGCACGGCGTGCGGTTCGCGATCGACAGCGACTCACACGCGATCGGCCACCTCGACAACATGCGGTACGGCGTCGGCATGGCCCAGCGCGGCTGGCTCACTCCCGACGACGTCGTCACCACCTGGCCGCTGGAACGGCTGCGCACCTTCCTCGCGAAGGGGCGCTGACCTCGCCGGTCAGCTGGCGGTGCTCGGCGTCGTCGCCGTTCCCTCGGCCTCCGGGGTCTCGACGTCCTGGCCGATCGGCTCCCACCTGATCAGACCGAGCGCCAGCAGTCCCGTCAGCGGGATCACCATCAGGGCGAGCATCGTCTTCGACAGGCCCGCGACAGCCATGATGAGCGGGAACACGTAGAAGCCGAGGATCGTGCCGATCCGCGACATGCTCTCGGCCCAGCCCATGCCGATGCCCCGCATCTCGGTCGGGTACGACAGCGCGGCCATCGTCTTGCCCTGCGCACCTGGGCCGAACGAGTGGCCGAAGATGAGCACGCCGACCAGCAGCGCGGCGACGACGCCGGGCACCGCATCGCCCACCACGCCGAGCAGCAGCATGCATCCGGCGACGATGCAGTACCCGGTGATGGCGAGCTTGCGCAGCCCCCACTTCTGCGTGAGGAACGGCTGCGTCGTGCCGCCGAGGACGCCGAAGAGGTTGATGACGATCGTGCCGAGGATCGCGAAGAGCACGCCCTTGCCCAGCAGGAGCGCCACGATGACCGGGATGTAGAAGCCGACCGCGAAGTACTCCATGGACTGCGTGCCGGAGATGAGCGAGGCCAGCGCGGTGCGGGCGCGGTACTTGGGGGTGAACAGCGCGCGGAACCCGGGGAGCCGCTTCACCGCCTCCTGGCCCGCGGCCTGGTCGACGACCACGGTGATGCCGTAGCTCTTCTCCAGGATCTTGGCGGCCTCGCGCAGCCCGAGCCGGTGGGCGGCCCACATCGGGCTCTCCTCGGTGAACTTCAATCGGAGCAGCAGGACGATCAGCGCCGGCACCGCGCCGAACCCGACCGCCCAGCGCCACAGGTCGCCGCCGACACCCGCGAAGTAGAACGGCAGCGCGACGAGGCCCGTGACGACCACGGCGACGTACCACATCGACTGCCACATGTTGACGTACTTGCCCTTGCTCGCGCGGTTGGTGAACTCCGCGACGAAGCTGAACGACGCGGGCATGTCGACGCCCACGCCGAAGCCGAGCAGGAACCTGAAGACGAGCAGCACCTCGAGGTTGGGACTCAGACCCGCACCGATGGCGGCGACCACGAACAGGATGAGGTCGAGGACGAAGAGCTTGTACCGGCCGATCCGGTCGACGAGATAGCCGCCGATCAGTGCCCCGAGGAGCGCGCCGACGGCCATCGCCGCGGTCATCGTGCCGACCTGGAACGCGGAAAGGGCGAACTCGGCCTTCAGCGAGTCGACTCCGATGCCGAGGCTGGTGAAGTCGTACGCGTCGACGAAGATGCCGCCGAGCGCGATGAAGACGAGGATCTTCGTGCGGCGCGTGCCCTTGGGATGGGAGTCGACGAAGTCGATGATGTCGCGCTTCGTCCTGACGGTGATCGTCCCGGGCGTCGTTGCCGTCATGCCGTCATGCCTCCGTCGGCGGGGAGAGTCTCTCGTAGAGCCGGTACACGGCGCTGGTGTCGTCGGCCGCCCAGTCGCGTCCGGCGAGTGCGTTGACCTGGTCGACCGTCGTCGCGACGAACGACGGGCCGCCGACCTGGCGTGCGAGCTGCAGCGCGAGCCTGTTGTCCTTCTGCAGCAGGCCGAGTCCGAAGTTCGGCGAGAAGTCGCCGCTGGGGATCCGCCTGCTGAGGTGGCCGAAGAGCGGCGACACGGTGGCGGCGCCGGACGTGCCGACGATCGCGGCGAACCGCTCCGGCGGGACGCCCGCCAGCCGCGCGACGTTGAACACCTCGGCCGTGACCGCGTTGATGGCACCGAACATCAGGTTGTTCAGCAGCTTCACCGTCGAACCCGAGCCGACGTCGCCGGCGTGCACGACCTGCTTGGCGATACTGCGCTCGAGCAGGTCGCGCACATGCTCGATGCGGTCGGCAGGACCGCCCGCCACGAGCGTCCACTCCCCACACGCCTCGGGACGCCCGAGCACCGGCGACTCGACGTACGTCGCGCCGCCCGCACCGACGATGCGCGCCGCCTCCTGCGCGGTCGTGGGGTCGATGGTGGAGATGTCGACGACGACCGCGTTGGCGGGCAGCCCGGCGAGAACGTCGCGTGCGAGGGCGAGCACGTCGGCCGGCATCGGCACCGAGACGAGCACGACCTCGGCGCCCTGCACGGCCGCGTCGGCGGTGTCGACCACCGTGACGTTGTCGTCGGCGGCGGCACGATCCCTGGCCGCCGGCAGCGGGTCGAACCCGGTCACGGACGCGCCTGCCGCGGCGAGTCTCGTGGCCGCCCGTCCTCCCATGTTCCCCAGCCCCAGGACGGAAACGGCCCGGCCCATCGTCTCGCCTCCCTTGACAGAACTGCATGTAATTGAGAAGAACTGCATGTAGCATTCTCGCCAACCGCGGTGCTGTCAACCGTCGGTTCAGGCAGCGAGATGCGACGGGCGGACGGTGCGGAGCGACGGCGGGGAGCTGACCAGGGTGACGGCCAGGCCGGAGGATCGCCTCGGTGACACCGTGTACGAGCGACTGCGCGACGAGATCCTCTCCGGCGAACTGCCCGCCGGCACCCGGCTGAGCGTGCCGGCCATCGCCGAGCGGCTCGCCGTGAGCCGCAGCCCCGTCCGCGACGCCGTACTCCGCCTCACCCAGCACCGGCTCGCCCACGAGGTGCCCCGCCGCGGCGCCGTCGTCGCCAGGATCACCGCGGCTGACCTCGTCGCCATCTACGAGGTGCGCGAGGTGATGGAGGGTCTCGCGGCCCGCCTCGCGGTCGAGAACGCCGGCCGCCGCCTCGTCGACCGGCTCGCCGACGTCCTCGCCGGGCACGAACGCGTCGTCGCCGCGTCCGACGTGTCCGGCCACATGGACGCCGACATGCGCTTCCACGAGCTGATCAGGCGCGAGTGCGGCAACGACGAGGTGACGCGCGTCCTCGACGAGATCCAGGGCAAGGTCAGGCTCGCAATGCGCACCACCACCGTGACCGCAGGTCCGCGCCAGGCCGTCCGCGACCACCGCGCCATCCTCGCCGCGATCCGCAAGGGAGACCCGGCCGCCGCCGAGAACGCCGCCCGTGCCCACGTCGCACGCCTGCGCCGCGCCCTGCTCGACGAGCTGGCCGGCGCATGACCCCACCTCACATGGCACTACCTGCTCTCCCGTCACTTCACATGGCACTACCGGCGACGAATCGGGACATAGGCCGCATCCGACCAGGTAGTGCCATGTGAAGTGGGTCGGCGTCCGGTAGTGCCATGTGAAGTGGAGAGGACGGGCAGTGGCAGTGAGCGAGGGGCCGTACGGGGTCGGGGTGGTCACCGGGGCGCGGGTGCGGGTGCTGAGCGCCAGGACCAGCGACGGCATCGCGATGTCGTTCGCGCCGCTCACCCACCGGTCGATGGTGCTCGTCGAGCTGGAGACGGTCGACGGCCTCGTCGGGTACGGCGAGAGCTGGGTCAACTACCCGTCGTGGGCGGCACAGGAGCGGGTCGCGACGCTGTGCGAGGGCGTGCTCCCCCACGTCGTCGGCGCGACCGTCGACGACGTCGCCGCGACGCAGGCCGAGCTCGTCCGCGTCCTCGACCCGATCGGCCGGCAGTGGGGCGCGCCGGGTCCGGTGCGGCAGGCGATCAGTGCGGTCGACGTGGCGCTCTGGGACCTCGCGGGCAGGGCCGCGGGCCGGTCGGTCGCCGAGCTGGCCGGCGGCCGGATCCGCGCGCGGACACCGGTGTACGCGAGCAGCCTCGGCCCCGACGGCGTGCGCGAGCAGGCCGCCGACTGCGTACGCGACGGTCACACCGCGGTGAAGGTCAAGATCGGGTTCGGACGCGACCGCGACACCGCGGCGCTCGCCGACGCCCGCGACGCGCTCGGCGGCGAGGTCACCCTCTACGCCGACGCCAACCAGGCGTGGACGCTCGACGACGCCGTCGCGATGGCACCCGTCCTCCGCGAGGCCGGCGTCGCGTGGATCGAGGAGCCGCTGCGCGGCGACCGGGTCGCCGAGCTCGACGAGCTGCACCGGCGCACCGGCCTGGCCATCGCGACCGGCGAGAACGTCTACGGGCTCGGCGGCTTCCGCGTGCTCGCCGACTCGACCGGCGTCGCCGTCCTCCAGCCCGACGTCACCAAGGCCGGCGGCCTCACCGAGGCGCTCGCCGTCTGTCGGCTCGCGGCCGAGCGGGGCAAGGTCGTCATGCCGCACCTCTACGGCGGCGCGCTCGGGTACGCCGCGACGCTGCAGCTCGCGGCGTGCGCGGCCCCCGTCTCCGGTGTCGAGTACGACGTACGGGAGAACCCGCTGCGCGACCCGCTGCTGCGCAACGGGCCCACGCCGTCGCGGGGGGTCGTCTCGATCCCTGAAGGGCCGGGGCTCGGCGTCGAGCTCGACCACGACGCCGTCGACGCCGTCGACGCCTACACACGGTCGGTCCACGTGACCGGATCGGCACACGGACCGTCGGCGTGACCCGCCGCGAGCAGCGGGTACCGGTAGCGTGAGCGGCGTGAATTCGACGGCAAGCTTCGACGACGACCTCCGCCTCGCCCACACGCTCGCCGACGGCGCCGACTCGATCACCATGAGCCGCTTCAAGTCGCTCGACCTCCGTGTGGAGACCAAGCCCGATCTCACCCCGGTCAGCGACGCGGACACCGCGGTGGAGGACGCGATCCGCAGCACGCTCTCCCGGGTACGCTCCCGCGACGCCGTGCTGGGCGAGGAGCAGGGCCGGCAGGGCGACGGTGCCCGCTGCTGGGTCGTCGACCCGATCGACGGCACCGCCAACTTCGTGCGCGGCGTACCCGTCTGGGCCACGCTCATCGCGCTGATGTACGGCGACGACGTGGTGGTCGGACTCGTCTCCGCACCCGCGATCGGCCGCCGCTGGTGGGCCGCGAGGGGCAGCGGCACGTGGACGGGCAAGAGCCTCGCCGGCGCCTCGCGATGCTCGGTCTCCTCCGTCGCGACGTTGAGCGACGCGTCGCTCTCGTACTCCGACCTCGCCGGCTGGCGCGAACGCGGCTCGCTCAAGCCCTTCCTCGACCTGTCCGACGAGGTGTGGCGCACCCGGGCGTACGGCGACTTCTGGTCGTACACCCTCGTCGCCGAGGGCGCCGTCGACATCGCGGCGGAGCCGTCGGTCTCGCTGTGGGACCTCGCCGCACTCGCCGTCGTCGTCGAGGAGGCGGGTGGACGGTTCACCAGCCTCGACGGCACGGCAGGACCGCACGGCGGTGACGCGCTCGCGACCAACGGGCTGCTGCACGCCCAGGCCCTCAGCGCCCTCGGCGGCGACGCCGACCGCCTCTTCTGAGAGCGACGCCTCAGGAGTAGAGGCGCACCACCTCGCGTGCCCTGTCGCGAAGCGAACGGCGCAGCGATCCGGGCGACACGACCTCGACGTCGGCGGCGAACGCCAGCAGCATCGCGACGGCCTCGGCCTCGACGCGGAACGACACCGCCACGGTGTCCCAGCCCTCGGCGTCGTGGTCGCGGTCGACCTGCGGCTGCGTGGTCATCGCGAACCGGCACATGCGGAACAACATCGCCGTGCGCGCCGAGCGCACCCGGAACACGATCGCGACGCCTTCGCGGCGCTCGTCGACCCGCTGCAGCCGCCGCCACTCCGCCTCGAGGTCGAGCTCGGCGGGACGGGTCGCCGGCTGCCTGAGCAGGGTCACCCGGTCGACGCGCGAGACGCGGAAGATGCGGGTGTCGCCGCGGTGCGCGGCGATGAGGTACCAGACGCCCGCCTTCACGAGCAGTCCGTACGGGTCGAGCGTGTAGGAGCCGGGACGGTCGACGCCGGCGACCTGGTCGGAGCGCAGATAGGTGACCCGCACCCGGCGGTCCGTCCACACGGCCTGCTGGAGCAGGTCGAGGTGAGGGAGGTGCTCGGCCTGCCTGCCCCAGTGGCGCGGGTCGACGATGACCCGCTCCCGCGCCCGGTCGACGTCGGGTCGCTGGGCGGCGGGCAGGGCGCTCATCAGCTTGCGCAGGGCGGACGAGAGCGCGGCGTCGAGGCCCACGGCGGCACTCGCGTCGCGTCCGGCGAAGACGAACAGAGCGCGCGCCTCGTCCGCGGTCAGGCCGCTCGCGTCGGTGCGGTAGCCGGGCACCAGCGCCACACCACCCAGGCGTCCGCGCTCGGTGTAGACGGGGACTCCGGCGGCGCCCAACGCGTCGACGTCACGGTAGATCGTGCGCGTCGACACCTCGAGCCGACCGGCGAGGTCGGTCGCGCTCATGCGCCCGTACGTCTGCAGCAGCAGGAGGGTCGCGAGCAGCCGGTCGGATCGCATGCGTCGAGGATCTCAGAAAAACCTGACGACTGATGTCAGGTATCCCCGCGCATACTCGGGGCAGTCAGGAATCGAACCGACAGAAGGAGCACCACGTGACCACCGACAGCCAGGCGACCGC is part of the Streptosporangiales bacterium genome and encodes:
- a CDS encoding histidinol phosphatase, producing the protein MSRFKSLDLRVETKPDLTPVSDADTAVEDAIRSTLSRVRSRDAVLGEEQGRQGDGARCWVVDPIDGTANFVRGVPVWATLIALMYGDDVVVGLVSAPAIGRRWWAARGSGTWTGKSLAGASRCSVSSVATLSDASLSYSDLAGWRERGSLKPFLDLSDEVWRTRAYGDFWSYTLVAEGAVDIAAEPSVSLWDLAALAVVVEEAGGRFTSLDGTAGPHGGDALATNGLLHAQALSALGGDADRLF
- a CDS encoding FCD domain-containing protein; the protein is MRSDGGELTRVTARPEDRLGDTVYERLRDEILSGELPAGTRLSVPAIAERLAVSRSPVRDAVLRLTQHRLAHEVPRRGAVVARITAADLVAIYEVREVMEGLAARLAVENAGRRLVDRLADVLAGHERVVAASDVSGHMDADMRFHELIRRECGNDEVTRVLDEIQGKVRLAMRTTTVTAGPRQAVRDHRAILAAIRKGDPAAAENAARAHVARLRRALLDELAGA
- a CDS encoding mandelate racemase/muconate lactonizing enzyme family protein; the encoded protein is MAVSEGPYGVGVVTGARVRVLSARTSDGIAMSFAPLTHRSMVLVELETVDGLVGYGESWVNYPSWAAQERVATLCEGVLPHVVGATVDDVAATQAELVRVLDPIGRQWGAPGPVRQAISAVDVALWDLAGRAAGRSVAELAGGRIRARTPVYASSLGPDGVREQAADCVRDGHTAVKVKIGFGRDRDTAALADARDALGGEVTLYADANQAWTLDDAVAMAPVLREAGVAWIEEPLRGDRVAELDELHRRTGLAIATGENVYGLGGFRVLADSTGVAVLQPDVTKAGGLTEALAVCRLAAERGKVVMPHLYGGALGYAATLQLAACAAPVSGVEYDVRENPLRDPLLRNGPTPSRGVVSIPEGPGLGVELDHDAVDAVDAYTRSVHVTGSAHGPSA
- the polX gene encoding DNA polymerase/3'-5' exonuclease PolX; protein product: MARSNDEVAAVLREYADLVAITGGEAYRARAYEKAARAVAGHHADVAELDVKGLQGIPNVGRSLAEKITAFLATGRMAQVEALREKIPDGVRQLTAIPTLGPKKALVLYEELHVSSVDELVEAIDAGRLADLKGFGEKTAENIRHGIDLLRADGGRVHVDVALELAEETVAALAGVPGCVRCTYAGSLRRMRETIGDVDILAASDDSAPLMEAFTALPYVAEVVASGHTKTSIRTRQGLQIDLRVVPPVAWGAALQYFTGSKAHNIRTRERAVRAKLKLSEYGLFDVESGERIVSETEEEVYERLGLPWIPPTLREDRGEIEAALRGELPALVAVDDLRGDLHTHTDLTDGLASLDDMVAAAAVRGYEYYAVTDHAPNLVMQRMTDEKMLAQRERVAKLAERFPAMTLLHGTELNIDPDGEVDWPAGFLAGFDVCVASVHSHFGQSREEMTRRIVRACENPHVNVIGHPTARKLGKRPAIDFDLDEVFAACARTGTALEINAHPDRLDLKDDHVDRARRHGVRFAIDSDSHAIGHLDNMRYGVGMAQRGWLTPDDVVTTWPLERLRTFLAKGR
- a CDS encoding NAD-binding protein; protein product: MQFFSITCSSVKGGETMGRAVSVLGLGNMGGRAATRLAAAGASVTGFDPLPAARDRAAADDNVTVVDTADAAVQGAEVVLVSVPMPADVLALARDVLAGLPANAVVVDISTIDPTTAQEAARIVGAGGATYVESPVLGRPEACGEWTLVAGGPADRIEHVRDLLERSIAKQVVHAGDVGSGSTVKLLNNLMFGAINAVTAEVFNVARLAGVPPERFAAIVGTSGAATVSPLFGHLSRRIPSGDFSPNFGLGLLQKDNRLALQLARQVGGPSFVATTVDQVNALAGRDWAADDTSAVYRLYERLSPPTEA
- a CDS encoding WYL domain-containing protein gives rise to the protein MRSDRLLATLLLLQTYGRMSATDLAGRLEVSTRTIYRDVDALGAAGVPVYTERGRLGGVALVPGYRTDASGLTADEARALFVFAGRDASAAVGLDAALSSALRKLMSALPAAQRPDVDRARERVIVDPRHWGRQAEHLPHLDLLQQAVWTDRRVRVTYLRSDQVAGVDRPGSYTLDPYGLLVKAGVWYLIAAHRGDTRIFRVSRVDRVTLLRQPATRPAELDLEAEWRRLQRVDERREGVAIVFRVRSARTAMLFRMCRFAMTTQPQVDRDHDAEGWDTVAVSFRVEAEAVAMLLAFAADVEVVSPGSLRRSLRDRAREVVRLYS
- a CDS encoding MFS transporter, translating into MTATTPGTITVRTKRDIIDFVDSHPKGTRRTKILVFIALGGIFVDAYDFTSLGIGVDSLKAEFALSAFQVGTMTAAMAVGALLGALIGGYLVDRIGRYKLFVLDLILFVVAAIGAGLSPNLEVLLVFRFLLGFGVGVDMPASFSFVAEFTNRASKGKYVNMWQSMWYVAVVVTGLVALPFYFAGVGGDLWRWAVGFGAVPALIVLLLRLKFTEESPMWAAHRLGLREAAKILEKSYGITVVVDQAAGQEAVKRLPGFRALFTPKYRARTALASLISGTQSMEYFAVGFYIPVIVALLLGKGVLFAILGTIVINLFGVLGGTTQPFLTQKWGLRKLAITGYCIVAGCMLLLGVVGDAVPGVVAALLVGVLIFGHSFGPGAQGKTMAALSYPTEMRGIGMGWAESMSRIGTILGFYVFPLIMAVAGLSKTMLALMVIPLTGLLALGLIRWEPIGQDVETPEAEGTATTPSTAS
- a CDS encoding transcriptional regulator, producing MDVVSGKWKTLILWELDTHGARRFGELRRGLPGVSEKMLVQHLREMEEDGLVHREVYREVPPRVEYSLTRDGQSLNEALGPLGEWGKARMVRIGAERVHAPVDRAPTRVPKGGGPA